In Tautonia rosea, the genomic window ATGCGACGGTACCCACGGGAGGGACGCAGGGCGGACAGGGTTTCTTTGGACAATCGGTCGTGTCTGAGACAACATCAGTCGGGGCGTTTTCCGTCGCCTTCTGGATGGCCTGATAGGCAAGTATCCCGCCCGCGACAATCAGGACCGCAACATCCCATGCAATGGTCGGTGGGCTGATCGGAGGGGCCAGCGGCAAAGCGGTCGCGAAGATCATGGAAGGTCGTGGCCTCTGTCGAAGAACCCGAAGGGTGCCGGCGGAGTCAGGATGACTGTGGCTCAGGGGAACCGTTGCGATTGCTCAAGAGACGCGCAGCGATCTGTGAGCAGTTGCATCTTTTCGTCGGGGGTCAATCCGGAAGATTGAAAATACGCTTTAATTTGGGGATGTTCGTCAAAATCCGGGCCGTTGACTAGGGCGAATCCGACATATTGCGAGATTCCACGCTCGGTCTGGATGCCGAGACTCATGGCCTTGCGATCAGCCTGCTCAACGCGGCGAAGCAGTTCCTGATCGTCCCAGGGTGCAGTGATCTCGGGCAGATGGTGACGATAACGCTCGGCGATCCGTTGGTGAAGTTTGACCCGTCGGGCCGAGCTGATCTGATCAAGTTGGGATCGCCTCAGCCTAAACATGATTGGATTCCGATGTGTCGCTGGCGAGGTCCAGGTCCCTTGCCGTAATGGTCACTGATGCGCCAGGACTCAGGGGCTCTCGCACGATTCCGAAGCACCTGGGGAACAGGTCACCGAGGTGACCTCGCGGTGAAGTCCGTTCCGGTCGACTCCGAAGCGTCGAAGTTCGTCTGGTCGATCGCCTTCGACAACGATCCATTGGATGGGGCCGAAGAATTGAAGAAGCTCGTCAGGAGTGCATGTAGGCAAAAAAATATTCAGGACTCTTGGGTCATAGAAACGAAACAGAACCTGTTCACTTCCTTCGCGTTCGATGGTGAGAAATCGTCTCAGGTGCTTGCGCAGGTCGTCGAACGGAGAGGTTGTCGAGAGCGCGATTCCCCAGCTTTTCCCCCATCCTTCGGTCAAGAGGGTATTTAGGAATCTCGATTCGGTGGGAAGCGAAATCAAAGAGGGGGCTGACTCCACGAGCTGATCGGCGAGAGGGCCCTCGTACAACGATTGATTCCGTTCGGGACAGGAGTTCAGCAGAGCGGGAATCAAGGGATCTCGGGCTGCATCGAGAATTGCGAAGAGTGGGTGCGGTTGCGATTGGAGGATTTCCAGGGGACTCCTTGGAAGGAGTGACTTCTGAGAGGGAGAGTGAGGTCCGGTGATCGGCTGCTCAGGAGTGACTGGAGCGGACCGAGGGGCTGGCCGAGGCTCCACGAGAAGTCGGACGGTGAATCGACTCACCCCGGCCTCGACGATGTCACCGTCACGAAGGATTGCGCTGGTCACGCGATCGCCGTTGACGAAGGTGCCGAAGCGGCTCGATGCGTCATGGAGCTCGATCGTGGAATCACGGAGGAAGAGGGAGAAATGAAAGCGAGAGAGCGAGCGGTCGGTCAGAATGAAGTCAGCACTGTCCGCGCGACCGATTCGGACCGTGGTTCCCGGTTCGATTCGAAAAGACCGGGGGGAATCGGGTCCTGCGAGGACCTCAAGGATGGCAGCGACATGGGCCACGAGTTCACCTGGTCATCAACCGCGATCCGGTGGTCATTTCGAGCAGACCTCGCAGAACGGGGCGCCGGTCTTGGCGGCCGAGACAAGGGCCGCACCCTGGCCGGTCATGCCGATCAGAACTGTGGGCATGCCGACGCTAATGATGCCGCCATGAACAGTCGAATCGCCAAGACGCGCAGCCATCATGTTGCCGATCAGGACGGTTGGCGATCCCATCGCGATCGCGTCAGGTGGACCGACGCAGGTCGCCATATCGCCAACTCGGGCTGCAGGTTGTCCACCAATCAGGACGGTCGGGCAGCCTGGGGGCAAAATCGGGCCCCCCACGTGAGGTACAGGTGGAGTTCCGGGAGTGACCATCGGGCAGGTGTGCAGGTCTCCAACACGGGCGGCAGGGGGCATGGCGAGTTCCTCGGCTTAATCAACGGGGATGTTTGTGAGAGTTCACAATCGTTGAAGGAGTGGTCATCAGGACGAGGACTTCTGGCCAGTCTTCGCATTGTCGGCTTTCTCAGGGGTGGTCGGCTGTGCTTCCCCAGCGTCGGAAGGTGCCTCAGGAGACATCGGTGAATTGGGATTGCTTCCGCTTCCTGCCCCGGCCGCGCCTCCCGAGTTGATCAGGACCATCGTTCCCTGGATCGCCACACCGGCTGGCCCGATATCGACGAACCCGCCGGGCCCTTTGAGCGTCAGTTGTGCTCCCGCTTCGATGACGACCCGCATGCCTGCCTTGAGGTGGATTTCCATGCCGGAGTCGACCGCGTGGTTCATTCCGGTTTTCTCAAAGAAGTTTCCGCCGATGTTGAGTGATTGATCGCCACCGATCTGCTCGCTGCGATTGGAGCCAACCTGAGTCGATCGCTCGCCACCGACCTGTTCGAGGAGATCTCCCTTGACGGAGAGGGATTGGTTGCCATCGACTCGTTCTCGGCGAGTCCCTTCGATGTGTTCGTGACTGTCGCGCCGGATCAACTCTTTGCGGTCGGCCTCAATGACGATGTCGACATTGCCCCCGTCCTCGGGCCCTTTGCCGACGAGGAACTGGAAGTTTCCGCCGATCTGTTGGACCTGATGACGACGAACGTAGCGGTGTTCGTCCTGATAGATTTCCTCGTAATGGCTACCACCGGAGTCGCCGTCTTTCTCCCAGCCGATGATTCGGTGGGTGTTGCCATAGATTCGGTACTTGGCGTCGTTTTTCACCCGAACGTCGAGGTTGCGTTCCGCGTGGAGGAAGACCTGTTGTTTGTCCTTGTTGTCGTCGAACCGCAACTCATTGAAGCCGGATCCGCCGGTCGAGGTGTTCGACTTGAACCCGCTTATCTTATTATCGTCTTTGTGAGCGTCGTCGGGGCCGTCACCGAGATAAGGGGGCATCTGATCG contains:
- a CDS encoding DUF4123 domain-containing protein; translated protein: MAHVAAILEVLAGPDSPRSFRIEPGTTVRIGRADSADFILTDRSLSRFHFSLFLRDSTIELHDASSRFGTFVNGDRVTSAILRDGDIVEAGVSRFTVRLLVEPRPAPRSAPVTPEQPITGPHSPSQKSLLPRSPLEILQSQPHPLFAILDAARDPLIPALLNSCPERNQSLYEGPLADQLVESAPSLISLPTESRFLNTLLTEGWGKSWGIALSTTSPFDDLRKHLRRFLTIEREGSEQVLFRFYDPRVLNIFLPTCTPDELLQFFGPIQWIVVEGDRPDELRRFGVDRNGLHREVTSVTCSPGASESCESP